The Dioscorea cayenensis subsp. rotundata cultivar TDr96_F1 chromosome 7, TDr96_F1_v2_PseudoChromosome.rev07_lg8_w22 25.fasta, whole genome shotgun sequence genome includes a region encoding these proteins:
- the LOC120264947 gene encoding gibberellin receptor GID1C, giving the protein MAGSNEVNVNESKRVVPLNTWVLISNFKLKYNMLRRPDGTFNRHLAEFLDRKVSANATPVNGVLSFDLLIDRPTSLLVRIYRPSPFPDTDNTEPSTSSMSSLLTDLIQPPSSDPFPVIVFFHGGSFAHSSANTAIYDSLCRRFVSLCNAVVISVNYRRSPEYRYPCAYDDGWTALKWASTQPWLHSGKDSKLRVFLAGDSSGGNIAHHVGLRAIESGITISGNILLNPMFGGQARTESEKRLDGKYFVTIQDRDWYWKAFLPEGADRDHPACNPFGPNGNDLKGLPFPRSIVVVAGLDLVQDWQLAYVDGLKKAGQDVKLVYREQATIGFYLLPNTDHFYEVMEEIKGFVSSNC; this is encoded by the exons ATGGCAGGGAGCAACGAGGTCAATGTCAATGAGTCTAAG AGGGTGGTGCCCCTGAACACATGGGTGCTCATCTCCAACTTCAAACTGAAGTACAACATGCTGCGCCGGCCCGATGGCACCTTCAACCGCCACCTTGCTGAGTTTCTCGACCGCAAGGTCTCCGCCAATGCCACACCTGTCAATGGTGTCCTCTCCTTTGACCTTCTCATCGACCGCCCTACTAGCCTCCTTGTCCGTATCTATCGTCCCTCGCCCTTTCCTGATACTGATAACACTGAACCATCCACCTCTTCAATGTCCTCCCTCCTCACTGATCTCATTCAGCCCCCTTCCTCAGATCCTTTCCCTGTGATTGTATTCTTCCATGGTGGCAGCTTTGCACACTCATCTGCCAACACTGCCATCTATGATTCTCTCTGCCGCCGTTTTGTCTCACTTTGCAATGCAGTTGTTATCTCTGTTAACTATCGCCGATCCCCTGAGTATCGGTATCCATGTGCGTATGACGATGGCTGGACTGCACTCAAGTGGGCTTCTACTCAACCTTGGCTTCATTCTGGCAAGGATTCCAAGCTCCGGGTCTTCCTTGCTGGCGATAGTTCTGGTGGCAACATCGCACATCATGTAGGACTGAGGGCCATTGAGTCTGGCATTACTATTTCCGGCAATATTCTGCTCAACCCCATGTTTGGTGGACAGGCTCGAACTGAATCAGAGAAGAGATTGGATGGGAAATACTTTGTGACAATTCAAGATAGAGATTGGTATTGGAAAGCATTCCTTCCAGAGGGGGCAGACCGAGACCATCCGGCTTGCAACCCTTTTGGTCCCAATGGGAATGATCTCAAAGGCCTTCCCTTCCCGAGAAGTATCGTTGTGGTGGCAGGGCTTGATCTTGTTCAGGATTGGCAGCTTGCTTATGTTGATGGGCTCAAGAAAGCCGGACAGGATGTGAAGCTTGTTTATCGTGAGCAGGCTACTATAGGGTTCTACTTGCTGCCCAACACTGACCATTTTTATGAAGTCATGGAGGAGATCAAGGGTTTTGTGAGTTCTAATTGTTAA